A genomic region of Vitis vinifera cultivar Pinot Noir 40024 chromosome 7, ASM3070453v1 contains the following coding sequences:
- the LOC100256215 gene encoding fructokinase-1, whose product MLTLSSPISPHNALQNPRPAIRRRFTALNCKGIQLSVPSHCYTAGGDCTSGGVALKSVDVATLGNLCVDLVLNVPELPPASFLDRKAYMERLAASPPDKKYWEAGGNCNMAIAAKRLGLCCVTIGHVGNEIYGDFLLDVLHDEGIDTVGMNEDTDVVDSASASYETLLCWVLVDPLQRHGFCSRADFSKEPAFSWMSKLSREVKMAIRKSKILFCNGYGFDELSPSLIISALDYAVEVGTSVFFDPGPRGKSLSVGTPEQQRALGQFLTMSDVLLLTSDEAESLTGIGNPILAGQELLRKGMRTKWVIVKMGSKGSILISLSSISCAPAFKVNVIDTVGCGDSFVAAIAFGFIHNLPTVNTLAIANAVGAATAMGCGAGRNVANLEQVIELMRASNLNEDATFWNELLDDNLDAQQITFLSKTAINGSNNQLHRVALQKVVSESLCKLKSARIKGIVPS is encoded by the exons ATGCTGACTCTCAGCTCCCCAATCTCACCCCACAATGCCCTCCAAAACCCTAGACCCGCCATACGACGTCGTTTTACCGCCCTCAACTGCAAGGGCATTCAGCTTTCCGTCCCCAGCCACTGCTACACTGCCGGCGGCGACTGCACCTCCGGTGGCGTGGCCCTCAAGAGCGTCGATGTCGCAACTCTCGGAAATCTTTGTGTTGATTTGGTTCTCAATGTTCCGGAATTGCCTCCTGCGTCGTTTCTCGATAGAAAGGCTTACATGGAGCGGTTGGCGGCGTCTCCTCCCGATAAG AAATACTGGGAAGCTGGTGGTAACTGCAATATGGCTATTGCTGCAAAAAGACTGGGACTTTGTTGTGTAACAATTGGTCATGTGGGTAATGAAATCTATGGAGACTTCCTTCTTGATGTGCTTCATGATGAGGGAATTGATAcggttgggatgaatgaagataCCGATGTTGTTGATAGTGCTAGTGCCTCGTATGAAACTCTTCTATGTTGGGTTTTAGTTGACCCTTTGCAAAGACATGGTTTTTGCAG TCGAGCTGATTTCAGTAAGGAGCCTGCATTCAGCTGGATGAGCAAACTATCCAGAGAAGTAAAGATGGCCATAAGAAAGTCAAAGATCCTGTTCTGTAATGGTTATGGTTTTGATGAACTGTCCCCTAGTTTGATTATATCCGCTTTGGACTATGCTGTTGAAGTTGGAACTTCAGTTTTCTTTGATCCTGGACCACGTGGGAAGAGTCTTTCTGTTGGAACACCTGAACAACAAAGAGCACTAGGCCAATTCTTGACGATGAGCGATGTTCTTCTCTTGACATCTGATGAG GCTGAGTCATTGACTGGCATAGGAAACCCAATTCTAGCAGGGCAAGAATTGCTCAGAAAGGGGATGCGAACGAAATGGGTGATTGTTAAAATGGGTTCAAAGGGttcaattctaatttctttgTCAAGTATATCTTGTGCGCCTGCATTCAAG GTGAATGTCATTGACACTGTTGGATGCGGGGATAGTTTTGTAGCTGCCATTGCATTTGGTTTTATCCACAACCTTCCTACAGTTAACACATTAGCAATTGCAAATGCAGTGGGAGCTGCAACTGCCATGGGTTGTGGTGCTGGTAGGAATGTTGCAAACTTGGAGCAAGTAATAGAACTCATGAGAGCCTCAAATCTCAATGAGGATGCTACATTCTGGAATGAACTACTTGATGATAATTTAGATGCTCAACAAATCACGTTCCTCTCAAAAACTGCCATAAATGGAAGCAACAATCAACTGCACCGCGTTGCCTTGCAGAAGGTGGTCTCTGAGTCACTATGCAAGCTCAAATCTGCTCGGATAAAGGGTATAGTTCCATCATGA
- the LOC100261309 gene encoding uncharacterized protein LOC100261309 produces the protein MSNNDLLLGNDHDLSLGHNQPLGLRHNHNLVLSHELVLGHAHDDELALGQNHEHEMALRHAHGHHNHENGFDRVDENGLDMSQNHDPDVDQHHNDVDNHDNELGLTVQNHALSLSENHELALVENHDLDENIELTVSQSGEISIVDASGMTAQHSQLLVSSPVLQSRTVVPAPNHELVVGQEFSDVQSCRRALRDTAIALHFEIQTVKSDKTRFTAKCASDGCPWRIHCAKLPGVPTFTIRTIHESHTCGGITHLGHQQASVQWVASSVEQSLKENPHYKPKEILEEIHRVHGITLSYKQAWRGKERIMAAVRGSFEEGYRLLPQYCDQIRRTNPESIALVYANPMDNSFHRLFVSFQASIYGFLNACRPLIGLDRTLLKSKYLGTLLFATGFDGDGALFPLAFGVVDEENDDNWMWFLSELHNLLEINTENMPRLTILSDRQKVIVEGVEANFPTAFHGFCMRHLSDSFRKEFNNTLLVNLLWEAAQVLTVIEFEAKILEIEEISQEAAYWIRRIPPRLWATAYFEGTRFGHLTANVVESLNTWILEASGLPIIQMMECIRRQLMTWFNERRETSMQWTSILVPSAERRVSEALERARTYQVLRANEAEFEVISHEGTNIVDIRNRCCLCRGWQLHGLPCAHAVAALLSCRQNVHRYTESCFTVATYRKAYSQTIHPIPDKTLWKEMADGSQDGGDNAVETIINPPKSLRPQGRPRKRRVRAEDRGRVKRVVHCSRCNQTGHFRTTCAAPI, from the coding sequence ATGTCGAACAATGATTTGCTTCTTGGGAATGATCATGATTTATCGCTTGGCCACAACCAACCACTGGGACTCAGGCATAATCACAATTTGGTTCTCAGTCATGAATTGGTTTTGGGACATGCACATGATGATGAACTAGCCCTTGGCCAGAACCATGAACATGAAATGGCTCTCCGGCATGCTCATGGCCACCACAATCACGAGAATGGGTTTGATCGTGTGGATGAGAATGGATTAGATATGTCCCAGAATCATGATCCTGATGTTGATCAACACCATAATGATGTTGATAACCATGATAATGAGTTGGGTCTTACTGTTCAGAATCATGCATTGAGTTTGTCCGAGAATCATGAATTGGCGCTTGTAGAGAACCATGATCTTGATGAGAACATAGAGCTGACTGTGAGCCAGAGTGGGGAAATCAGTATTGTGGATGCCTCTGGTATGACTGCTCAGCACTCTCAGCTACTGGTTTCTTCTCCTGTCCTTCAGTCCAGGACCGTAGTTCCAGCTCCTAACCATGAACTGGTTGTTGGCCAGGAATTTTCTGATGTGCAGAGCTGTAGGAGGGCATTGAGAGACACTGCCATTGCTCTTCATTTTGAGATACAGACAGTTAAGTCTGACAAGACTCGTTTCACTGCCAAATGTGCAAGTGATGGATGCCCTTGGCGAATTCATTGTGCAAAGCTTCCAGGTGTTCCCACCTTCACAATCAGGACTATCCATGAATCACATACTTGTGGTGGAATTACACATCTCGGTCATCAACAAGCTTCAGTACAGTGGGTCGCAAGTTCAGTTGAACAAAGCCTGAAAGAAAACCCTCATTATAAACCAAAAGAGATACTAGAAGAGATTCATCGAGTTCATGGGATTACCCTATCATACAAGCAAGCCTGGAGAGGAAAGGAGCGGATCATGGCTGCTGTTCGTGGGTCATTTGAGGAAGGATATCGTCTTCTTCCACAGTACTGCGACCAAATCAGACGGACCAATCCTGAAAGTATTGCATTGGTTTATGCAAATCCTATGGATAACTCTTTCCACCGcctttttgtttcatttcaagctTCAATCTATGGATTTCTGAATGCATGCCGGCCCCTAATTGGGCTCGACAGAACCCTTCTGAAAAGCAAATACCTTGGGACATTGCTTTTTGCCACTGGTTTTGATGGAGATGGTGCTCTATTTCCTTTGGCATTTGGGGTTGttgatgaagaaaatgatgataACTGGATGTGGTTCCTATCTGAGCTGCACAACCTCCTTGAAATTAATACAGAGAACATGCCAAGGCTTACAATCTTGTCTGATAGACAGAAGGTTATTGTGGAAGGGGTCGAAGCTAATTTTCCTACTGCTTTTCATGGATTCTGCATGCGGCATCTCAGCGACAGTTTCCGAAAAGAGTTCAACAATACTCTGCTTGTTAACCTTCTTTGGGAAGCTGCCCAGGTTCTTACCGTAATCGAATTTGAAGCAAAAATCCTTGAGATTGAGGAGATATCCCAAGAAGCTGCTTACTGGATTCGACGAATCCCGCCTCGCTTGTGGGCAACAGCATATTTTGAGGGAACCCGTTTTGGCCATCTGACAGCAAATGTAGTGGAATCACTAAATACATGGATACTCGAAGCATCTGGGCttccaataattcaaatgaTGGAGTGTATTCGTCGGCAACTGATGACTTGGTTCAATGAACGACGTGAAACCAGCATGCAATGGACCAGCATACTCGTTCCCTCAGCTGAAAGGCGTGTGTCAGAGGCTCTTGAGCGAGCGCGTACTTACCAGGTTCTCCGAGCCAATGAAGCTGAATTTGAGGTCATATCCCATGAAGGAACGAATATAGTTGATATCAGGAACCGCTGCTGCCTGTGCCGCGGATGGCAACTGCATGGGCTCCCATGTGCTCATGCTGTGGCAGCTCTCCTCTCTTGCAGACAGAATGTTCATCGGTATACTGAAAGTTGTTTCACTGTGGCAACCTACCGCAAGGCATACTCTCAAACCATACACCCAATTCCAGACAAAACCCTTTGGAAAGAGATGGCAGATGGATCACAGGATGGAGGTGATAATGCCGTCGAGACCATTATAAACCCACCAAAGTCCCTCCGGCCACAAGGGCGACCAAGGAAAAGGCGAGTTCGAGCAGAAGATCGCGGTCGAGTGAAGAGGGTAGTTCATTGCAGCCGCTGTAATCAGACGGGGCATTTTAGAACAACCTGTGCAGCACCTATATAG